In Mycobacterium sp. 050128, one genomic interval encodes:
- the lsr2 gene encoding histone-like nucleoid-structuring protein Lsr2, whose translation MAKKVTVTLVDDFDGAGAADETVEFGLDGVTYEIDLSTKNAAKLRGDLKQWVAAGRRVGGRRRGRSGTGRGRGAIDREQSAAIREWARRNGHNVSTRGRIPADVIDAFHAAT comes from the coding sequence ATGGCGAAAAAAGTCACCGTCACCTTGGTTGATGATTTCGACGGTGCAGGCGCCGCCGACGAAACCGTCGAATTCGGGCTTGACGGGGTGACCTATGAGATTGATCTTTCAACGAAGAATGCGGCGAAACTCCGCGGTGATCTGAAGCAGTGGGTGGCAGCCGGCCGCCGCGTCGGGGGTCGTCGTCGGGGGCGTTCCGGAACGGGGCGCGGCCGCGGGGCGATCGACCGCGAGCAGAGCGCCGCGATCCGCGAATGGGCCCGCCGAAATGGACACAACGTGTCGACGCGCGGCCGCATCCCGGCCGACGTGATCGACGCATTCCACGCGGCCACCTAA